In the genome of Ignavibacteriales bacterium, one region contains:
- a CDS encoding T9SS type A sorting domain-containing protein: protein MKKLIMIFILTLTVYGSVYSQSDLWTDIPETQVALAGERYIIPDVFRTVKVNIESLKNLLTSAPMEFTKEANDGLIIIELPMPDGTFQEFKFWESPTMAPELQVLYPEIRTYTGQGVTDPYATLKFDLTPHGFHAQVLSPSGRVFIDPYSMGDTNHYISYYTKDFHKHNADYSCELLSNEFSPGEKTYPTDEILTPTGPQLRTYRLAVATTVEYTVFHGGTVALGLSAVVTSVNRVNGVYERETAIRMVLIANNNLIIYTTSPDPYTNGSGSTMLGQNISNLSTVIGNANFDIGHVFSTGGGGVAYLGCVCTTSKAGGVTGSSSPVGDPFDIDYVAHEMGHQFGANHTFNSVTGSCGGGNRNASTAYEPGSGSTIMAYAGICSTDDLQSNSDAYFHTISFDEIVAFTNTGSGNGCAVTTLTGNNTPVVSVPTGGFTIPKSTPFSLTGSATDPNGDAMTYCWEEFDLGPAGTPGSPSGDAPIFRSFNPVANGTRTFPKLTDLLNNTSSIGELLPTYARNLKFRLTVRDNKAGGGGVDRLQVNFSVSGTAGPFVVTSPNTNVSWTGNTSQTITWSVASTNLSPINCSNVRILLSTNGGNTFTTELLANTPNDGSEIVTIPNFPTTQARIKVEAVGNIFFDISNVNFTIVNNPGASNPVSFAASPTSSSQIELTFEPNASNNNVIIVWNNTGTFTTPSGIPPSVGSLFAGGTLIYNGTSSPQLHAGLSSGANYYYKAFSYNGSTYSAGLTSNTTTFAIQNPGTFSAFAISQTEIYLVFATNIVGNNVVIVWNNNGSFTTPAGTPPAIGQTFAGGTLLYNGISSPQIHNSLTPAQNYFYKAFSFDGTNYSSGIVSNDTTFSTQTTFQLSVPISQGWNIVSIPGLHPVNQNVNTWWSFREPLASVYSFSGGSYIPVDSVLPGRGYYMLHPDNRIYNTGDEWPSAGIITIPHNNLVVTSGWNIIGGYEQVVPVNSLNSTPPGIIVANSIYGWSGSYYNAVNLEPGLGYWVLVNNDGVINLSSLENQKKLTTNDEEKFRGQLKIIDAKGNNFKLYIADDEVDLESYQLPPLPPAGLFDVRFSTGKKAEYLEFGSQTINMQGVHYPLTISSENIDISIKDLTGRTIVPVLKSGNDIQIDFLEGDKLIISKAEVPDEYCLEQNYPNPFNPGTTIKFSVPKQTQLKINLFNSLGEFIRTLADGLYEAGNYKINVDASDLPSSIYIYRLESSESVITNKMILLK from the coding sequence ATGAAAAAATTAATTATGATATTCATTTTAACACTGACTGTTTATGGTTCAGTTTATTCACAGTCAGATTTGTGGACTGATATTCCTGAAACTCAAGTAGCCTTAGCCGGGGAAAGGTATATCATTCCTGATGTATTCCGTACTGTAAAAGTAAATATTGAATCATTAAAAAATCTTCTTACTTCAGCACCGATGGAATTTACTAAAGAAGCTAATGATGGTTTAATCATCATTGAATTACCTATGCCCGACGGGACTTTCCAGGAATTCAAATTCTGGGAATCACCAACAATGGCTCCGGAGTTACAAGTATTATATCCTGAGATAAGAACCTATACGGGACAGGGAGTAACCGATCCTTACGCTACTTTAAAGTTTGATTTAACACCACATGGATTTCATGCACAGGTACTTTCGCCTTCAGGAAGAGTTTTTATTGATCCATATAGCATGGGCGATACTAATCACTACATATCTTATTACACGAAAGATTTTCACAAACATAATGCAGACTATAGCTGTGAATTACTTTCAAATGAATTCTCTCCGGGCGAAAAGACTTATCCAACAGATGAAATACTCACACCAACCGGTCCGCAGTTAAGAACCTACAGACTTGCGGTGGCTACAACTGTTGAGTATACAGTTTTTCATGGCGGGACTGTAGCACTTGGATTATCTGCTGTAGTTACAAGTGTTAACAGAGTTAACGGAGTTTATGAAAGAGAAACAGCCATCAGGATGGTTCTTATCGCAAACAATAACCTGATTATTTATACAACAAGCCCTGACCCTTACACGAATGGAAGCGGCAGCACAATGCTTGGACAAAACATAAGTAACCTGAGCACAGTGATAGGGAATGCTAATTTTGATATCGGACACGTATTCAGTACCGGTGGTGGCGGAGTTGCGTATCTTGGTTGTGTTTGCACAACCAGCAAAGCCGGAGGTGTAACAGGTTCCTCATCACCGGTTGGTGACCCTTTTGATATTGATTATGTGGCTCACGAAATGGGACATCAGTTTGGTGCCAATCACACTTTTAATAGTGTGACAGGTTCTTGCGGCGGAGGAAATAGAAATGCTTCAACCGCATACGAACCCGGCAGCGGATCAACAATAATGGCTTATGCAGGTATATGCAGTACCGATGATTTACAAAGTAACAGTGATGCATATTTTCATACAATCAGTTTTGATGAAATAGTTGCTTTTACAAATACAGGAAGCGGAAATGGTTGTGCAGTCACAACATTAACAGGGAATAATACCCCTGTAGTAAGTGTTCCGACAGGCGGATTTACAATTCCTAAAAGCACACCTTTTTCACTTACTGGTTCAGCAACCGATCCGAACGGTGATGCAATGACTTATTGCTGGGAGGAATTTGATCTCGGTCCCGCAGGTACACCCGGCTCACCATCGGGAGATGCGCCGATCTTCAGAAGTTTTAATCCGGTTGCAAATGGAACGAGAACATTTCCGAAACTGACTGACCTGTTAAACAATACATCAAGTATTGGTGAATTATTACCAACGTATGCAAGAAATTTAAAATTCAGATTAACAGTCCGTGATAATAAAGCAGGCGGCGGAGGTGTTGATCGTTTGCAGGTTAATTTTTCTGTCAGCGGAACAGCCGGACCATTTGTTGTTACTTCACCCAATACAAATGTATCATGGACGGGTAACACTTCACAAACAATAACGTGGAGTGTAGCAAGTACTAATCTTTCACCGATTAACTGTTCTAACGTCCGGATTTTATTATCCACCAATGGCGGTAATACTTTTACAACAGAGTTACTTGCCAATACTCCAAATGATGGTTCTGAGATTGTTACCATTCCAAATTTTCCGACAACACAAGCACGGATTAAAGTTGAAGCGGTTGGAAATATTTTCTTCGATATATCAAATGTGAACTTCACAATTGTGAACAATCCAGGTGCGTCTAACCCGGTATCATTCGCTGCCTCACCAACAAGTTCGTCTCAAATCGAACTTACTTTTGAACCCAATGCAAGTAATAACAATGTTATTATAGTCTGGAATAATACCGGAACATTTACAACTCCTTCAGGAATACCTCCATCTGTTGGAAGTCTTTTTGCAGGCGGAACATTAATTTATAACGGCACATCATCTCCTCAACTTCACGCTGGCTTATCGTCAGGCGCAAATTATTATTATAAAGCTTTTTCATATAATGGTTCGACTTATTCTGCGGGATTAACTTCTAACACAACAACATTTGCAATTCAGAATCCAGGAACATTCTCAGCATTCGCAATTAGTCAGACCGAAATATATCTGGTGTTCGCTACAAATATTGTCGGCAACAATGTTGTAATTGTCTGGAATAACAATGGTTCATTTACAACTCCTGCAGGAACTCCGCCGGCAATAGGTCAAACATTTGCAGGAGGTACTTTATTATATAATGGAATTTCTTCTCCGCAAATCCATAATAGTTTAACACCCGCTCAAAATTATTTTTATAAAGCCTTTTCATTTGACGGAACTAATTACTCTTCGGGTATTGTTTCCAATGACACAACATTTAGCACTCAAACAACTTTTCAATTAAGTGTTCCGATTTCACAAGGATGGAATATTGTATCAATTCCCGGACTTCATCCTGTAAATCAGAATGTAAATACATGGTGGTCGTTCCGGGAACCGCTTGCGAGTGTATATTCGTTTTCCGGAGGAAGTTATATCCCTGTTGATTCAGTTCTTCCGGGACGAGGTTATTATATGCTGCATCCTGATAACAGGATTTACAACACCGGTGATGAATGGCCATCAGCCGGTATTATTACAATTCCTCATAACAATTTAGTTGTAACAAGCGGCTGGAATATAATCGGAGGGTATGAACAGGTTGTGCCTGTTAATAGTTTAAATTCTACTCCGCCCGGGATAATAGTTGCTAATTCTATTTACGGATGGTCGGGTTCATATTACAATGCAGTTAATCTTGAACCGGGTTTAGGTTACTGGGTTCTTGTGAATAATGATGGAGTGATAAATCTTTCGTCATTGGAGAATCAAAAAAAATTAACAACTAATGATGAAGAAAAATTCCGGGGTCAATTAAAAATAATAGATGCAAAAGGAAACAACTTTAAATTATATATCGCAGACGATGAAGTTGACCTTGAATCTTATCAACTACCGCCGTTGCCCCCGGCAGGTTTATTTGATGTACGATTCTCGACAGGAAAAAAAGCTGAGTACTTAGAATTCGGGTCTCAGACAATTAATATGCAGGGGGTACATTATCCTCTTACAATCAGTTCAGAGAACATCGACATCTCAATTAAAGATTTAACGGGAAGAACGATTGTCCCGGTTTTAAAATCAGGTAATGATATTCAAATTGATTTTCTTGAGGGTGATAAACTGATCATATCCAAAGCGGAGGTTCCTGACGAATACTGTCTCGAACAAAATTATCCGAACCCATTTAATCCGGGTACGACGATTAAATTTTCAGTGCCGAAACAAACTCAGCTCAAAATAAATTTATTTAACTCACTTGGTGAATTCATACGTACCCTTGCAGATGGTTTGTATGAAGCAGGTAATTATAAAATTAATGTAGATGCGAGTGATCTGCCCAGCAGCATTTACATTTATCGGCTAGAAAGTTCTGAATCAGTAATAACAAATAAAATGATTCTTCTTAAATAG
- a CDS encoding M6 family metalloprotease domain-containing protein, with protein MRRVSFFFPLIILLTLTVKSGFAAPLYFFPTELTQPDGNTIKVFLSGDEYYNWVHDSDNFTIVQDQSTGYYVYADLVNDELVATGFIVGRVEGKRTGLTRALNIPSSKMLERRNQFLRDTPSDIGDAPTSGTINNLVVYIRFSDESEFTDTKIKYDTMFNSSLAYANSMYNYFREVSYNSLSITSTFYPATAGSTVISYQDANPRGYYQPYSTTNTIGYSGGSSGTERRTREHTLLVNAVNYVSSQVSTSLVLDGDNDGRVDNVCFIVYGSPGAWADLLWPHRWALYSYTVNINGKRVYDYNFQLQTSLSSSGVGVLCHEMFHSLGAPDLYHYTSDGISPAGSWDIMNSNTNPPQHMTAYMKYRYGNWINNIPVISDGTYTLNPLTNSTGNCFRINSPNSSTEYFVVEYRLRNGRFENSLLGNGLLVYRINTAVDGQGNASGPPDELYIYRPNGTLTTNGTVSAANFSSNVGRTSINDVTNPSAFLSDGSPGGLNIFNIGATGETITFSVGNQVAPVVNFSSDKIEIVNGDTVNFYDNTSGSPNNWLWSFPGSIQNSSSLQNPSGIIYKNYGIFDVSLSASNSFGSDSKTNNDYIVVSNYRSQGFESETFPPADWLLDPSASNLWTRFSGASSYNHGSASAKYNFYSAQSGTTHNLISEIFIPTVEGDSLRIHHAYATYISEVDQLIIEVSNNGGNTFSELVSLNGGSAVGSGMVTAPPQTSVFIPTDDQWNSKTFSLPAGTNRIRFKAISAYGNNLYLDRIYIKSTAAFTKTLSLKLFIEGLLDPVSGEMIPDTILVRLRGSNHPYPLIDTAKGLISNSGEVILNFSNASGIENYYYQVIHRNAIETWSSAPVQFINSTANYDFTTSSSQAFGNNMILKSGKWCLYSGDIDRNGFIDQQDLFSVFSDNFYGITGYHPTDLNGDLFVESSDLGIVFSNFIRGIVRRTP; from the coding sequence TTGAGGCGAGTAAGTTTTTTCTTTCCGCTTATAATATTACTTACATTAACCGTTAAATCCGGCTTTGCAGCACCTTTATATTTTTTCCCGACTGAGCTGACACAACCCGATGGAAACACAATTAAAGTTTTTCTGAGCGGTGATGAATATTATAACTGGGTTCATGATTCGGATAATTTTACAATTGTTCAGGACCAGTCAACAGGATATTATGTTTACGCAGATTTAGTTAATGATGAACTTGTTGCGACTGGTTTTATTGTAGGAAGAGTTGAAGGAAAAAGAACAGGACTTACAAGGGCTTTAAACATTCCTTCTTCTAAAATGCTTGAAAGAAGAAATCAATTTTTGCGCGACACACCTTCAGATATCGGTGATGCGCCGACAAGCGGTACAATTAATAATCTTGTTGTGTATATAAGGTTCAGTGATGAAAGTGAATTCACAGATACAAAAATTAAGTACGATACCATGTTTAACAGCAGCCTTGCATATGCAAATTCAATGTATAATTATTTTAGAGAGGTATCGTATAACTCTCTTTCAATAACATCCACTTTTTATCCGGCAACTGCCGGAAGTACGGTCATATCCTACCAGGATGCAAATCCCCGTGGTTACTACCAGCCTTACAGCACTACTAACACCATTGGTTATTCCGGCGGAAGCAGCGGAACTGAGAGAAGAACAAGAGAACATACATTACTTGTCAACGCTGTTAATTATGTTTCATCTCAGGTTTCCACTTCTTTAGTGCTTGATGGCGATAATGATGGGAGAGTGGATAATGTTTGCTTTATTGTTTATGGCAGTCCGGGTGCATGGGCTGATTTGCTGTGGCCGCACAGATGGGCTTTATATTCGTATACAGTTAACATAAACGGTAAGCGAGTATATGATTATAATTTTCAACTGCAGACAAGTTTATCAAGCAGCGGTGTCGGTGTTTTATGTCATGAAATGTTTCATTCATTAGGTGCGCCGGACCTTTATCATTATACAAGCGATGGAATATCACCTGCAGGAAGCTGGGATATAATGAACAGCAATACAAATCCGCCGCAACACATGACAGCTTATATGAAATACCGCTACGGGAACTGGATAAATAATATCCCAGTAATTTCAGATGGCACATATACACTCAATCCATTGACGAACTCAACAGGTAATTGCTTTAGAATCAATTCTCCCAATTCATCAACAGAATATTTTGTTGTTGAGTACCGGCTTAGAAACGGGCGATTTGAAAATAGTTTACTGGGCAACGGTTTGCTTGTGTACAGGATAAATACAGCGGTTGATGGTCAGGGTAATGCCAGCGGTCCGCCGGATGAACTATATATTTACAGACCAAACGGAACATTAACAACAAACGGAACTGTCAGTGCAGCAAACTTCAGTAGCAATGTAGGCAGGACTTCCATAAATGATGTAACAAATCCCTCAGCATTTTTATCTGATGGAAGTCCTGGTGGTTTAAATATTTTTAACATCGGTGCTACCGGAGAAACAATTACATTTTCAGTTGGCAACCAGGTTGCGCCGGTGGTGAATTTTTCATCGGATAAAATAGAAATTGTAAACGGTGATACTGTTAACTTTTATGATAACACTTCCGGATCTCCAAACAACTGGTTATGGAGTTTCCCTGGTTCAATTCAGAATTCATCTTCGCTGCAAAATCCTTCAGGAATAATTTATAAAAACTACGGCATATTTGATGTTTCACTTTCAGCTTCAAATAGTTTCGGTTCAGATAGTAAAACTAATAACGACTACATAGTTGTAAGTAATTATCGTTCACAGGGTTTTGAGTCAGAAACTTTTCCGCCGGCTGACTGGCTGCTTGATCCTTCTGCTTCCAATCTGTGGACAAGGTTTAGCGGAGCGAGCAGTTATAATCATGGCAGTGCATCGGCAAAGTATAATTTTTACAGCGCACAGAGCGGGACAACACATAATCTTATTTCTGAAATTTTTATTCCCACAGTTGAAGGAGATTCACTAAGGATACATCACGCGTATGCGACTTATATTTCTGAAGTTGATCAATTGATTATAGAGGTTTCAAACAATGGCGGCAATACATTTTCAGAATTGGTTTCATTGAATGGCGGATCAGCCGTTGGTTCTGGTATGGTCACCGCACCACCGCAAACTTCAGTTTTTATTCCAACTGATGATCAATGGAATTCAAAAACTTTCTCCTTACCTGCGGGAACAAACAGGATACGTTTTAAAGCAATAAGTGCGTATGGAAATAATCTATATCTCGACCGGATTTATATTAAATCCACTGCTGCCTTTACAAAAACTCTTTCATTAAAATTATTTATTGAAGGGTTATTAGACCCGGTTTCAGGGGAGATGATCCCTGATACAATTCTTGTAAGGCTAAGAGGTTCAAATCATCCTTACCCGCTGATCGATACTGCGAAAGGATTAATCAGCAATTCCGGAGAAGTTATTTTAAACTTTTCTAACGCTTCCGGGATTGAGAATTATTATTACCAGGTAATACACAGAAATGCAATTGAAACTTGGTCTTCAGCACCTGTTCAATTTATTAATTCAACGGCAAACTATGATTTCACAACTTCATCTTCGCAGGCTTTCGGAAATAACATGATTCTCAAATCAGGCAAGTGGTGTTTATACAGCGGGGATATTGACAGGAACGGATTTATTGATCAGCAGGATTTGTTCTCTGTATTCAGTGACAACTTTTATGGTATCACAGGTTATCACCCTACAGATCTTAATGGAGATCTTTTTGTTGAATCATCCGATCTCGGTATTGTGTTTTCAAATTTTATCAGAGGTATTGTGCGCAGAACACCCTGA
- a CDS encoding T9SS type A sorting domain-containing protein has translation MKKIFQIVLLVAVFASLANAQLVYDSVRVTDQVGGSKWLVFGIDPTATDGIDLALGEGLVPPFPPTGAFEARFFLPENNFSGTAASWRDFRFMDSVPYWGTKEFRLAYQPGTGSPGMRIEWNWPASITGVLQDLFGGVLINIPMSGTGFFNVTPALDRLKMVVTYDSSLSVELTSFGASVKGSTVQLSWQTSSEINNLGFDVERKSANTTWQKIAFVRGAGSTTSAQSYSYVDEDVTTGTYTYRLKQIDFDGTSTYSKEVEVDMAVSDFHLYQNYPNPFNPSTAVRFSVPTEGLVTVKVHDMLGQEITTLFYDNASAGVHTLSWNGKDSNGNDVSSGSYICRLTAGEFTQSVKMIFLK, from the coding sequence ATGAAAAAAATATTTCAGATAGTATTGTTAGTCGCAGTGTTTGCATCACTTGCAAACGCACAGCTTGTGTATGATTCTGTACGTGTAACCGATCAGGTTGGCGGCTCTAAGTGGCTTGTATTTGGTATTGACCCGACTGCAACCGACGGCATTGACCTTGCACTTGGTGAAGGACTTGTTCCGCCATTCCCTCCTACTGGTGCTTTTGAAGCAAGATTCTTTTTACCCGAAAATAATTTTTCAGGAACAGCCGCAAGCTGGAGAGACTTCCGCTTTATGGACAGTGTTCCTTACTGGGGAACAAAAGAGTTCAGGCTTGCTTATCAGCCAGGTACAGGTTCACCGGGTATGAGGATTGAATGGAACTGGCCTGCAAGCATTACTGGCGTACTTCAGGATCTGTTCGGTGGTGTGCTGATAAATATACCAATGTCAGGCACAGGATTTTTTAATGTTACTCCTGCACTCGACAGGTTAAAGATGGTTGTAACTTATGACAGTTCACTTTCAGTTGAACTTACATCATTCGGCGCATCGGTAAAAGGCAGCACTGTACAGCTAAGCTGGCAGACTTCTTCAGAAATAAATAACCTTGGTTTTGATGTTGAAAGAAAATCAGCAAATACAACCTGGCAGAAAATAGCTTTTGTCAGAGGCGCAGGAAGCACCACATCAGCACAGTCATACTCATATGTTGATGAGGACGTAACAACAGGCACATACACTTACCGCTTAAAGCAGATTGATTTTGACGGTACATCAACCTACTCGAAAGAAGTTGAAGTTGATATGGCTGTAAGTGATTTTCATCTTTACCAGAACTATCCAAACCCGTTCAACCCATCTACTGCGGTAAGGTTTTCAGTACCAACTGAAGGTCTTGTAACAGTTAAGGTTCACGATATGCTTGGTCAGGAGATAACAACTTTGTTTTATGATAACGCATCAGCGGGTGTACATACACTTAGCTGGAATGGCAAGGACAGTAACGGCAATGACGTTAGCAGCGGAAGTTACATCTGCAGGCTTACGGCTGGTGAGTTTACTCAGTCCGTCAAAATGATCTTTTTGAAGTAA
- a CDS encoding choice-of-anchor D domain-containing protein, with product MQKVLSILSLVLILSVAAFGQAQIDIPITAVNGPNTQVLAVGLDQTATNGIDVTLGESILPPPPPAGAYDARWDLTPYGTVAGTWRDYRPAAAFPFSGDVAHTIKWQLATGATTFELQYALPTGAEIRITDNFGGVLFNSGFLTGSGTYSIPPAFVSSGIGVVTMRYTNIAPAVVGPVFSVAPASLTFGTVNLGNNATLPVTVTNTGNADLNITGIVSSDAQFTFAPGTFPVVIAAGLNQVFNVTFTPTANGPQNGTLTFTHDAPGSPTVYNVGGVGYTPAPIFGVSPASLNFGPVNIGGNAVLPLTVSNTGDAQLTLTNIVSSDGQYTFAPNAFPVNIAAGGNAVFNVTFTPTAAGTQNATLTFTHNAAGSPNVYSLTGSGFTTAPVFGLSAASLSFGNVSVGGTSTLPVTVNNTGNAQLTISNIVSSNGVFTFAPGTFPVNIAAGGSQLFNVTFTPTAAGLVSGDLTFTHNAAGSPSVLPLSGTGQTQGGLLRFVNASQNLLDGTENNPDAVVLEGYTGQPMKALQFDIVVGKSNGRLILRSVSRGAAITAPEFNFSYEIYPGPTLPDGSSRDRVKIVIVGNGTNSIQPAFGTQEIAKFAFDIVDITGPSATTTNGLENVLGATATPVINANISTGADEVINIGNGTSGGLYGDVNLDDQVNILDILLMIDHILGRTTLTGLAFTQGDLAPWTVGQPLPVPDGVINVLDLSVLQNIVLTNTYPSGTPVYKVAGSPFDISINSFEKLTPGMNAKLTFYLTNNGMTVRIESIKKVKGVQIELNGMGSLIPSGTEMTSVFDQALYYQLNDFLRTLTYDPEALTIDAGEYMLAKLPFALNDPEAIIIEKIIVADENNGQMDKVEVEIRYEEPPTGLPLDYVLEQNFPNPFNPNTTVQFQVPKDGLVTIRVYDMLGQEVATLFSGNAAAGTHTLNWNGLDLNGKAVASGNYIYKMTAGDFVQSKKMVYLK from the coding sequence ATGCAAAAAGTTTTATCGATCTTAAGCCTGGTGCTGATACTGAGCGTAGCAGCATTTGGACAGGCACAGATAGACATTCCAATAACCGCAGTCAACGGACCTAACACGCAGGTACTAGCAGTAGGCCTTGACCAGACGGCAACCAACGGTATTGATGTTACACTTGGCGAAAGCATCCTTCCGCCTCCTCCACCAGCAGGCGCATACGATGCAAGATGGGATCTTACCCCTTACGGCACCGTAGCCGGAACGTGGAGAGACTACCGTCCTGCAGCAGCATTTCCATTTTCAGGCGATGTAGCCCATACAATTAAATGGCAGTTAGCAACAGGCGCTACCACATTTGAACTGCAGTATGCACTACCCACAGGCGCAGAGATACGTATTACAGATAACTTCGGTGGCGTACTATTTAACAGCGGATTTCTTACAGGCAGCGGAACCTATTCAATACCGCCGGCATTTGTAAGCAGCGGTATTGGTGTTGTAACAATGAGATATACAAATATAGCGCCTGCTGTAGTAGGGCCTGTATTTTCAGTAGCACCTGCATCATTAACCTTTGGAACAGTGAACTTAGGTAACAATGCAACACTGCCTGTAACAGTAACAAATACAGGTAACGCAGACTTAAACATAACAGGCATAGTATCATCAGATGCACAGTTTACATTTGCACCAGGTACATTCCCTGTAGTAATAGCAGCAGGTTTAAACCAGGTATTCAACGTAACCTTTACCCCAACAGCAAACGGACCGCAGAACGGAACATTAACCTTTACACACGATGCACCCGGTTCACCAACGGTTTATAACGTAGGCGGTGTTGGTTATACACCTGCCCCGATATTCGGAGTAAGCCCAGCATCATTAAACTTTGGGCCAGTTAACATAGGCGGCAACGCTGTATTACCTTTAACAGTAAGCAACACAGGTGATGCACAGTTAACACTTACCAATATCGTTTCATCAGACGGACAGTATACATTTGCACCGAACGCATTCCCTGTAAACATAGCAGCAGGCGGCAACGCTGTATTTAACGTAACCTTTACACCAACAGCAGCAGGTACGCAGAACGCTACATTAACATTCACACACAATGCAGCAGGTTCACCAAACGTATATTCATTAACAGGCAGCGGTTTTACAACAGCACCTGTATTCGGACTTAGTGCAGCATCACTCAGTTTCGGCAACGTATCTGTAGGCGGAACATCAACACTTCCTGTAACAGTAAACAACACAGGTAATGCACAGTTAACAATAAGCAATATCGTTTCATCAAACGGTGTGTTTACATTTGCACCAGGTACATTCCCTGTAAACATAGCAGCAGGCGGCAGCCAGTTGTTCAACGTAACCTTTACACCAACAGCAGCAGGACTTGTAAGCGGTGATCTTACCTTCACACACAATGCAGCAGGTTCACCGTCAGTATTGCCTTTAAGCGGTACAGGTCAGACACAGGGCGGGTTGTTAAGATTTGTTAATGCATCACAAAATCTTTTAGATGGAACAGAAAATAACCCTGATGCGGTAGTACTTGAAGGTTATACCGGTCAGCCGATGAAAGCATTACAGTTTGATATCGTTGTAGGTAAATCAAACGGAAGATTGATCTTAAGATCAGTTAGCAGAGGCGCAGCAATAACAGCTCCTGAATTCAACTTCAGTTATGAGATCTATCCCGGTCCTACATTGCCTGACGGATCATCAAGAGACAGAGTAAAAATCGTCATCGTTGGCAACGGAACAAACTCTATTCAGCCGGCATTCGGTACACAGGAAATAGCAAAATTTGCATTTGATATAGTTGACATTACCGGTCCAAGTGCAACAACAACAAACGGATTGGAAAATGTACTTGGCGCAACAGCAACACCTGTAATCAATGCTAATATCTCAACCGGTGCCGATGAAGTAATTAATATTGGTAATGGTACTTCAGGTGGTCTCTACGGCGACGTTAACCTTGATGACCAGGTAAACATACTTGACATCTTGCTGATGATCGATCACATCTTGGGAAGAACAACCTTAACAGGTTTAGCATTTACGCAGGGAGATTTGGCTCCGTGGACAGTTGGTCAGCCGTTGCCAGTACCTGATGGCGTAATCAACGTACTTGATCTTTCAGTATTACAGAACATAGTTCTTACAAATACCTATCCAAGCGGAACACCTGTATATAAAGTTGCTGGTAGTCCATTTGATATCAGCATCAACTCATTTGAAAAACTTACCCCCGGAATGAATGCAAAACTGACATTCTACTTAACCAACAATGGAATGACAGTCCGCATTGAATCGATAAAGAAAGTAAAAGGCGTTCAGATAGAGTTGAATGGAATGGGATCACTTATTCCAAGCGGTACGGAAATGACATCAGTATTTGATCAGGCACTTTACTATCAGCTTAATGACTTTTTAAGAACATTAACATATGATCCTGAAGCATTAACAATAGATGCAGGCGAATATATGTTAGCAAAACTTCCATTTGCGTTGAATGATCCTGAAGCAATAATAATCGAAAAGATAATTGTTGCAGATGAAAACAACGGACAGATGGATAAAGTTGAAGTTGAGATCCGTTATGAAGAACCGCCAACGGGTCTTCCGCTGGATTACGTACTTGAACAGAACTTCCCGAACCCCTTCAACCCGAACACCACAGTACAGTTCCAGGTTCCGAAGGACGGACTTGTAACAATAAGAGTATATGATATGCTCGGACAGGAAGTTGCAACACTGTTCTCAGGTAATGCAGCAGCCGGTACACATACATTAAACTGGAACGGGCTTGACCTGAATGGAAAAGCAGTAGCCAGCGGTAACTACATCTACAAGATGACCGCAGGTGACTTTGTTCAGTCAAAGAAAATGGTTTACTTAAAGTAA